The following coding sequences lie in one Oncorhynchus kisutch isolate 150728-3 linkage group LG3, Okis_V2, whole genome shotgun sequence genomic window:
- the LOC109882977 gene encoding fatty acid binding protein 1-B.1-like: MSFSGKYQMESHDNFESFMEAVGLPDELIQEGKDLKSISEIEETGDHFKVTVTTGTKILTNSFTIGQETELESPTGGKVNSVVMREGNKLMAILNGIEYVTELTDANTLVNTMTLSGMSYKRTSKRM, encoded by the exons ATGTCTTTCTCAGGGAAATACCAGATGGAGTCACATGACAACTTTGAGTCTTTCATGGAGGCTGTTG GTCTCCCTGATGAGCTTATCCAGGAGGGCAAAGACCTCAAGAGCATCTCTGAGATTGAGGAGACTGGAGACCACTTCAAGGTGACTGTCACCACGGGAACAAAGATCCTCACCAACTCCTTCACCATTGGCCAGGAGACGGAGCTCGAGTCGCCGACCGGGGGGAAGGTCAAT TCTGTGGTGATGAGGGAAGGTAACAAGCTGATGGCCATCCTGAATGGGATCGAATATGTCACAGAACTTACAGACGCAAACACCCTCGTCAAC accatgactctgtctggcaTGTCATACAAGAGGACCAGCAAACGAATGTGA
- the LOC116357746 gene encoding fatty acid binding protein 1-B.1-like: MSFSGKYQMESHDNFESFMEAVGLPDELIQEGKDLKSISEIEETGDHFKVTVTTGTKILTNSFTIGQETELESPTGGKVNSVVMREGNKLTAILNGIEYVTELTDANTLVNTMTLSGMSYKRTSKRM; this comes from the exons ATGTCTTTCTCAGGGAAATACCAGATGGAGTCACATGACAACTTTGAGTCTTTCATGGAGGCTGTTG GTCTCCCTGATGAGCTTATCCAGGAGGGCAAAGACCTCAAGAGCATCTCTGAGATTGAGGAGACTGGAGACCACTTCAAGGTGACTGTCAccacggggacaaagatcctcACCAACTCCTTCACCATTGGCCAGGAGACGGAGCTCGAGTCGCCGACCGGGGGGAAGGTCAAT TCTGTGGTGATGAGGGAAGGTAACAAGCTGACGGCCATCCTGAATGGGATCGAATATGTCACAGAACTTACAGACGCAAACACCCTCGTCAAC accatgactctgtctggcaTGTCATACAAGAGGACCAGCAAACGAATGTGA